A window of Streptomyces sp. NBC_01689 genomic DNA:
CGGCGGCGCCGGGTCCCACCTGGTCGCGGCGCTCGCGCACGCCGACGCGCTGATCGTCGTACCCGAGGACACCACGTCGGTCGAACCCGGCACCGAGGTCGAAGTGGTCCTGCTCGGCTGAGCCGAGGCGGTCGTGCCCGGCCGCCCGACCGGGGCCCGGGAGGGTCCTGCCCGGCTGCCCGCCCCGAGTTGGCGGTACCGTGTCGCGCACAACAGGCCCGACCGGGAGCGCTGCCGCACATGAGTACGCAGGACCGACTGACCCACATCGACGAGGCGGGCGCCGCCCGCATGGTCGACGTCTCCGGGAAGGACGTGACCGCGCGCACCGCCCGCGCCAGCGGCCGGGTCCTGGTCTCCCCCCGTGTGGTCGAACTGCTGCGCGGTGGGGGAGTGCCCAAGGGCGACGCCCTGGCCACCGCGCGGATCGCGGGCATCATGGGCGCCAAGCGCACCCCGGATCTCATCCCCCTGTGCCACCCGTTGGCGGTGTCGGGTGTCGAGGTCGGCCTGACCGTCGCGGACGACGCCGTCGAGATCCTCGCGACCGTGCGGACCACCGACCGCACGGGCGTCGAGATGGAGGCGCTCACGGCGGTCAGCGTGGCCGCCCTCACCGTCATCGACATGGTCAAGGCGGTCGACAAGGCGGCGGTCATCACGGACGTGCGCGTCGAGGAGAAGACCGGCGGGAAGTCGGGCGACTGGAGCCGGGCATGACGTCCCCCTCCTACCGGGCCCTCGTGGTCACCGCCTCCAACCGGGCCTCCGCGGGCGTCTACGCGGACCGGGGCGGCCCGCTGATCGCCGAGGGGCTCACCTCGTACGGCTTCACGGTCGACGGCCCCCGGGTGGTTCCCGACGGCGACCCGGTCGAGGCGGCGCTGCGCGCCGGTGTCGAGGCCGGGTACGACGTCATCGTGACCACCGGCGGCACCGGGATCTCGCCCACCGACCGGACGCCCGAGGCGACCAGACGGGTGGTCGATCACGAGGTGCCGGGCATTCCTGAGGCCATCCGGGCGTTCGGAAGGGAGAAGGTCGCCACGGCGGCCCTCTCCCGGGGGCTCGCCGGAGTCGCGGGACGGACGCTCATCGTCAACCTGCCGGGTTCCACCGGCGGGGTGAAGGACGGTCTGGCCGTCCTGGAGCCCCTCTTGGTCCACGCCGTGGAGCAGATCCGCGGCGGCGACCACCCCAGACCCAGCAGCAATGGGGGTGCGAGCTGAACAGCCCGTCCTGGCCCGTCGAGCTGGCGGACGGCGATGTCGTCCTCCGGCCGATAAAGGTGCGCGACCAGCGGGCCTGGCGCGAGGTGAACCGGCGCAACCGCGACTGGCTGCGGCCGTGGGAGGCGACCATTCCGCCGCCCACACCCAGCGGGCCGATAGCGCACCGGCCGACGTACCGGCAGATGGTCCGCCATCTGCGCGCCGAGGCGAACGCGGGCCGCATGCTGCCCTTCGTGATCGAGTACCAGGGCCGTCTGGTGGGTCAGCTGACCGTCGCCGGGATCACCTGGGGCTCGATGTGCTCGGGGCACGTCGGCTACTGGGTGGACCAGGCGGTGGCCGGACGCGGGGTGATGCCGACGGCCGTGGCGCTGGCGACCGACCACTGCTTCCGTACGGTCGGACTGCACCGGATCGAGGTGTGCATTCGCCCGGAGAACGGTCCCAGCCGCCGCGTCGTGGAGAAACTCGGATTCCGTGAGGAAGGGCTCCGGCCGCGTTATCTCCACATCGACGGGGCCTGGCGCGACCATCTCGTCTTCGCACTCACCGCGGAAGAGGTGCCCGAAGGGCTTCTCGGACGCTGGCAGCGGGCACGCTCCCAGAACCGGAGCAGGCCGAGTACCCAGTAAATGAAATGCGTGTTCGAAATTGATCGGCCGGCGATCACCTCGGAACCATCTCGGGATCATCTCGATGTCTCTCGGAGTCGTCCCACGGCATTAAATTCACGGGTCTCGGCGGCCTGCTGATCGCATCGGTCACAAAAAAAGCTCGAAATATCAGCCAGATCGTGCGACACACCGGCTCAATTGGCAGATGGCCTCACGCAAACCCCTCTACCGTGTGAGGCGTGAGCAGCAGCGGCCTCATCTACGCAGTCATCGTCGGGGCCTGGGCCGCCTACTTGGTGCCGATGTGGCTCCGTAGGCAGGACGAGCTGAACGAAGCCCGTCCGACGGAACGCTTCAGCACCGCCATCCGGCTGCTGTCCGGACGGGCGGGAATGGAGCGCCGGTACGCCAAGGACCTGCGGGCGCGCTCCACCGAAGAGGGGGAGCCCAGCGCCGACCCGGGCGGCGTCACCGATTCGGTGGACGTCCGGGCCTTCGCCATGCCTCCGGCCCGGGAACACACCAAGGCCCAACTCCCGCAGTCCGCCGACCCGGAGCCCCGGCAGGCACCCCAGCCGGGCACCCGGCACAGTGCCCCGCAGGGCTCCGCGGCGACCGCCAGACCGGTGCCGCCGCAGTCCGCGCACGACGAACACCCGGCGGCGCCGAACGCGCCCGCGGCCTCGCGGCTTCCCGCCGAGCGGCGGGTCTCCGCGGCGGAGGCCGCAGCACGCGCCCGGCGCACCAAGGTGCTCGCGCGCCGTCGGCGCACGACCGTCCTGATCTTCCTCGCGTTCACCTGCGGCGCGATCGTGGCGGCCGTCGGCGGACTCGCGTTCCTGTGGGCCCCCGGGGTCCCCGCCGTGATGCTGAGCGCGTACATCGTCTATCTGCGGGCCCAGGAACGTCGGCGCTTCACCTACGTCATGGACCGCCGCCGGGCCGAGGCCGCGGCGCAGCGGCTGCGCGAGCGGCAGCCGCGCCGCCGGGCGGCCGGGCTCGACCAGAACGCCGAGGACCAGGAAGAGGGCCCCGAACCGGAGACCGACACCGGGATCTCCACGCTCGCGGCCGACCGGCGTGCCCTCGTCGAGCAGACCGACCACGCCGAGTGGGTCGACCAGCAGCGCGAGCGCCGGCAGGGCCCCGGCCGGGGTGACAGCTGGGACCCGGTCCCGGTGCCGCTGCCGACGTACGTGACCGCCCCCGTCGCACCGCGGGCCACCTCCAGCGTCGACCTGGGGGCGCCGGACGCGTGGAGCTCCGCGCGCTCCAGCGCCGTGGAACCGGCCGAACCGGAGGCGGAGCCCGCGGACGAGGGCCACCCGGCCGAGGCGGCCGACGAGGCCGGGGCCGAGTGCGACGGCCGCAGCGACGCCCGGCGCGCCGCGTCCGCCCGGCGGGCCCGCGAGCGCGGACGCACCCCGCTCTTCGACCAGTACGAGGACGGCGAACGGCCGCGCGCGGCCAACGAGTGACCCGGCACCCTCGGCGCCCGGCCCGCTCCGTACGGGCCGGGCGGCCGTCTCTCCGGGAGCGGCGGCTGACCAGCCAGGAACGGATTTCCAAGCACCCGGATCGGGATGCTAGAGTTTCACTCGTTGCAAGGGCCTGTGGCGCAGTCTGGTAGCGCACCTCGTTCGCATCGAGGGGGTCTGGGGTTCAAATCCCCACAGGTCCACCGCAATTCAGAACCCCGCCGGATTCGTCCGGCGGGGTTTCTGTATGCCCGGATGTTCCGGCGCGCACGCGGAGGGAACGCGGCGCGCCCGGCTCAGGAGGCGGACAGGGGCTTGGCGAAGCACATGCTCAGGTCGTGGAACCGGTAGTAGCCGAACTTGACGCAGGGCTCGTAGCCGCTGGACGTGTAGAGGGCGACCGCCTCGGGCTGCTTGGCGCCGGTCTCCAGGACCATACGGGTGCGGCCGGCCGCGCGGGCGTCCTCCTCCAGGGCGGCCAGGACGCGGCGGGCGAGACCGAGACCGCGGGCCTCCGGGACGACGTACATGCGCTTGAGCTCGGCGTCGCCGTCCGCGTATCCCTCCTCGTTCTCGTCCTGGGTGCGCCAGCCGCCCGTGGCGACGGGCCGGTCCCGCTCGTCGTACGCGAGGAGGTACAGGCCGAGCGGCGGCCTGAACATCGACGCGTCCAGCGGTGTGACGTCGCCCTCGTCTCCATAGCGCTCGGCGTACTCGGCCTGCACCTGGTCGTTGAGTTTGACGGCGTCGGGGTGGTCGAAAGGGACCGGACGGATATGCATGCCGAATATCGTACATGTATGCATGCGGCGACCGGAGTCGATTAAGTATCGTGCCCGGGTGCTGACTGTCACCTCTGTGAATGTGAACGGGCTCCGTGCCGCCGCGAAGAAGGGTTTCGTGGAGTGGCTCGCGGAGACCTCCGCGGACGTCCTGTGCCTCCAGGAGGTGCGGGCCGAACCCGGGCAGCTGCCCGAGGAGGTGCGGGCACCGGACGGCTGGCACGTCGTGCACGCGCCGGCCGCCGCCAAGGGCCGCGCGGGCGTCTCCCTGTACACCCGCCGCGAACCCGACCGGGTCCGGATCGGGTTCGGGTCCGAGGAGTTCGACTCCAGTGGCCGGTACGTCGAGGTGGACCTCCCGGGCGTCACCGTCGCCAGCCTCTATCTGCCCTCCGGGGAGGTCGGTACCGAGCGGCAGGACGAGAAGACCCGGTTCATGGACGAGTTCCTCACCTACCTGAAGGACTTGCGCGAACGGGCGGCCGCCGACGGGCGCGAGGTCGTGGTCTGCGGCGACTGGAACATCGCCCACCAGGAGGCGGACCTCAAGAACTGGCGGGCCAACAAGAAGAACTCCGGCTTCCTGCCCGAGGAGCGCGCGTGGCTGGGCCGGGTCCTGGACGCGGCCGACGGCGGATACGTCGACGTCGTACGCGCCCTGCACCCCGGCACGGAGGGCCCGTACACGTGGTGGTCGTACCGGGGACGGGCCTTCGACAACGATTCAGGTTGGAGGATCGACCTGGTCGTCTCGACCCCGGGGCTCGCGCGACGCGCGGTCAAGGGGTTCGTGGAACGGGCCGCGAGCCACGGGGAGCGGTGGTCGGACCACGCGCCCGTCACCGTGGTCTTCGAGAGCTGATCCGGCCGCCCTCCGGGTGCCGTGCCCGGCCGGGCACGGCACCCGGGGACACGAAGCCGGACCGGGTGGTCACGCCCCCGGTCGTCGGCTGAGCCGGCGGTCCAGGGCCATCGAGAGTTCCGCCTCCACCACGCTCTTGGCCAGGGGGCGCAGCCGGGTCAGGTCCTCCGGGGTGCGGTTCTCGGTGAGGACGAGGGCGGTGAAGAGCGTGGCGAGCGCCTCGGCGTGGTCGCGGACGCGGCGGGCCGCGGTCAGGACGTCGGCGAGCGGGACGCCCTCGCGGACCAGGGCCGCCGAGACGTCGAGCAGGCGGCGGCTGATGTGGACGATCTCCCCGCCGTCGGTGCCGAGGTAGCCGAGGTCCAGGGCGGCGGCGAGGTTCTCCGGGGTGGCCTGGCCGGCGAAGACGTCGGCCAGTTCCTCCGGGGAGAGGCGGACCGGGGTCTCCTCGGTGGGCTCGCCGAGGCCGAGGAGTTCTCCCACGTCGCGGCCGTGGTCGAAGGCCTCGGCCAGTTCCGCGATGCCGCTGAGCGTGTGACCGCGCTCCAGCAGTGCCGAGATCGTGCGCAGACGGGCCAGGTGCGTGTCGTCGTACCAGGCGATACGGCCCTCGCGGCGGGGCGGCGGTATCAGCTTGCGCTCGCGGTAGAAGCGCAGGGTGCGCACCGTGATGCCGGCCTCCTCGGCCAGCTCCTCCATCCGGTACTCACGCTTCTCCGCCACGTGCGCACCCTACGTCGTACCCCGGGTAACTTTCCCGGACGCGACCCCTACCCATCAGTACGGAGCTGCTCTACGCTCCCATTGCGCCAGTGTTCACTGGCAGGGTCGTGCGGGCTAGGGAGGCGTCGGGATGACCGAGCACGAACATGTACGTGTGGCGGTGGTCGGGTCCGGGTTCGGGGGTCTGGGCGCGGCGGTGCGGCTGCGCCGCGAAGGGGTCACCGACTTCGTCGTCCTGGAACGGGCCGGCGGCGTGGGCGGCACCTGGCGTGACAACAGCTACCCCGGGTGCGCCTGCGACGTGCCGTCCCATCTGTACTCGTTCTCGTTCGCGCCGAACCCCGACTGGCCCCGCACCTTCTCCGGGCAGGAACACATCCGGGCCTATCTGGAGCACGTCACCGACGTCTTCGGGCTCCGCCCCCATCTGCGCTTCGACTCCGAGGTGAAGCGGATGACCTGGGACGGCGAGAAGCTGCGGTGGGACATCGAGACCAGCAGCGGGTCCCTCAGCGCGGACTTCGTGGTGTCCGCCACCGGGCCGCTGTCGGACCCGAAGATCCCGGACATCCCGGGGATCGACTCCTTCCCGGGCAAGGTCTTCCACTCCGCCCGCTGGGACCACGACTACGATCTGCGCGGCAAGCGCGTGGCGATGGTCGGGACCGGCGCCTCGGCCATCCAGATCGTGCCCGCCGTCCAGCCCGAGGTCGCCCGCCTCACCCTCTTCCAGCGCACCCCGCCCTGGGTGATGCCCCGCGTCGACCGGGCCATCAGCGGGCTCGAACGCGGGCTGCACCGCGTCCTCCCGTTCACCGCCCAGGCCCGTCGTGGCTTCCTCTGGGGCATCAGGGAGCTGCAGGTCCAGGCGTTCACCAAGCGGCCCGACGAACTGGGCCTGGTCGAAAGGCTCGCCAGGCGGAACATGGCGCGGGCCGTGAAGGACCCCGCGCTGCGCGCGAAGCTGACGCCGGACTACCGGATCGGCTGCAAGCGGATCCTGCTCTCCAACACCTACTACCCCGCGCTCACCCGCCCCAATGTGGACGTGGTGGCCTCCGGGCTCGACCGGGTCGAGGGGTCCACGCTCGTCGCGGCCGACGGCAGCACGGCCGAGGCCGACGCGATCGTCTTCGGTACGGGCTTCCACGTCACGGACATGCCGATCGCCGACCGTGTGGTGGGCGCTGAGGGCAGGACCCTCGCCGAGGCGTGGGAGGGCGGGATGAGCGCCCTGCGCGGAGCGTCCGCGGCCGGCTTCCCCAACTGGATGACGATCATCGGGCCCAACACGGGGCTCGGGAACTCCAGCATGATCCTGATGATCGAGTCCCAGCTCAACTACATGGCCGACTTCGTACGGCAGTTGGACGTGCTCGGCGGACGTGTGGCGCTCGACGCGCGGCCGGACGCGGTGGCGGACTGGAACCGCAAGGTCCAGGAGCGCATGAAGCGCACGGTGTGGAACACCGGGGGCTGCACCAGTTGGTACCTCGACGCACAGGGCCGCAACACGACGGTCTGGCCGGGTACGACGACCGAATTCCGCACGGCCACCCGCCGGTTGGACCTCGGGGAGTACGAGGTGCTGAGGCCCCCGGGGCAGGAACGGCAGGACCGGCGGCCGGGAGAGCGGCCGGGGAACCGGACGAAGTTGGAGGCAGGGGCGTGAGCCGGCCGACCCCCGTGGCCGACGGCCCCTACGCGCCGCCCGCCGCCGCACATGAGCTGACCGCGGTCTCCGCCGACGGCGCCCGGCTCCATGTCGAGGTGCACGGACCCGAGGGCGCCACGGTGCCCACCGTCGTCCTGGCCCACGGATGGACCTGCTCGACCGCCTTCTGGGCGGCGCAGATACGGGACCTCGCCGTCGACCACCGGGTGATCGCGTACGACCAGCGCGGGCACGGACGCAGCCCCGCGGGCGCCGGGTACGGCACGGAGACCCTCGCCGACGACCTGGAGGCGGTGCTCGCGGCCACCCTCCGGCCGGGCGAGAAGGCCGTGCTGGTGGGGCACTCCATGGGCGGGATGACGCTGATGGCGGCCGCGGCGAGACCGCGGTTCCGGGAGCACGCGGTGGCGGCCCTGCTGTGCAGCACGGGCAGTTCGCGGCTGGTGGCCGAGGCGCGCGTGCTGCCGTTCCCGCCGGGACGCCTGCGCACCGGGGCCACCCAGCGGATCCTCGGGTCGCGGGCGCCGCTCGGTCCGGTCACGCCGGTGGCCCGCAGGATCCTCAAGTACGCGACGATGGGCGCCGGTTCGTCGCCGGGCATGGTCGAGGCATGCGCGCGGATCGTGCACGCCTGCCCGCGCGCGGTGCGGCACGCCTGGTCGAAGGTGCTCGACGCGCTCGACCTCGACCACGGCGTACGGGAGTTGTCGGTGCCGACGGCCGTGGTGGCGGGGTCCGCGGACCGGCTGACGCCGCTCGTGCACGCGCGGGCCCTGGTCGCCATGCTGCCGAACTGCGTCGGTCTCACCGAGCTGGCGGGCCTCGGGCACATGACACCCATGGAGGCACCGGACGTGGTCACCGCACGGATTCGCGGACTCGTCACCGACTACGCACAGATCAAGGAGGGCGCATGAGCAGGGTGAGCCTGGAGGGGCAGGTCGCGGTCGTCACGGGGGCCGCGCGGGGCGTGGGTGAACTCCTGGCCCGCAAGCTGTCCGCACGGGGTGCCAAGGTCGCGCTCGTCGGTCTGGAGGCGGACGCGCTCAAGCAGGTCTCGGAGCGGCTGCTCGGTGAGAGCGACCACTGGTACGCCGATGTCACCGACCACGAGGCGATGACGCGGGTCGCGGGTGAGGTGAAGGAGCGGTTCGGGAAGGTGGACATCGTCGTCGCCAACGCCGGTGTCGCGAGCGGCGGTCCGTTCATGGACTCCGATCCGGTCGCCTGGCGCCGGGTGATCGAGGTCAATCTGATCGGTTCGGCCGTCACCGCCCGTGCGTTCCTGCCCGTACTCACGGAAAGCCGGGGGTACTTGCTGCAGATCGCGTCGCTCGCGGCGATCACGCCGGCGCCCATGATGACGGCGTACTGCGCCTCCAAGTCGGGGGTGGAGGCGTACGCGCACAGCCTGCGTGCGGAGGTCGGGCACAGGGGTGTGCGCGTGGGCGTCGGATACCTGTCCTGGACCGACACCGACATGGTGCGCGGGGCCGATCAGGACGACGTGATGCGGGAGTTGCGGCAGCGGCTGCCCTGGCCGTCGAACAAGACCTATCCGCTGGGACCGGCCGTCGACCGGATCGTCGCGGGGATCGAGCGCCGGTCGAGCCATGTGTACGCGCAGTGGTGGCTGCGCGGGATGCAGGGGATCCGCGGTTATCTGCCCGGAGTCATCGGGGCGGTGGGGCAGCGGGAGATGCGGCGCTTCGAACCACGGCTGGGAAGTGTCGCCAAGGGGCTCGTCGGGGCCGGCGGGGCGGCCGACGACAGACGCGGAGAGGGCGTCTGAACAGGGGTTATTCTGCCTGCGTCACCGTGTGTGACTGATCGAAATGCGTGCGTAGTGTCCCCGTGTAACTCTGGTCGAGCCCGATCCCCTCACCCACACATGGGAGTGAAACAGCATGGGCAAGAAGGACCAGATGCAGAACAAGGCGGAGAACATGAAGCAGCAGGGCAAGAAGAGGATGGACCAGGAGATGAGCGAGCCGGGACGGCGTTCTCCGCAGCAGCCCGGTCAGCACGCTCCGCAGGGGACGGGCCACCGGGCCCCGCAGGAGGGCTCGGCCCAGCGCTCGGCGCAGGGCTCGGCGCAGGGTTCCGCCCAGCGCTCGGCGCAGGGCTCGGCCCCGCGTTCGGCTCAGGGCCCCGCGTCGGAGCGTGACCGCTCCATCCCCGAGAACGAGCGTGTGCGCCGTGAGGCGCAGGACCGCTTCGACCAGGACCACGACGCCTGACGTCACGGGTCCGCTTGAAGTCTGAGTGGGGCGCCCCTGCTTGGGGGCGCCCCACTCGCCTGAGTGTCCCGCGCGTCCGCCGGTCAGCGGCTGCGCGGCGGCAGCTTCGGGCGGGTGCGGTCCGGTACGTCCGAGAGATCGGGCGGGGAGGCAGCCGGATGGGTGCCCAGCAGATCGAGGGCCAGCTGGATCGCGGTGTCCATCTCGGCGTGACGGCCCTCCGCCCAGTCCAACGGGGTACGCAGGACCTCCAGATCGGGGGAGACGCCCCGGTTCTCGACGGACCAGCCGTACGCGTCGAACCAGGCCGCGTTCATCGGGACCGTGATCACCGTGCCGTCGCCCAGCTGGTGCCGGCCGGTCATGCCGACGACGCCGCCCCAGGTGCGCTGGCCGACCACGGGACCGAGCCCGAGCAGTTTGAAGACGGCGGTGATCATGTCGCCGTCGGAGGAGGTCGCCTCGTCGGCGAGGGCCACCACCGGGCCGCGCGGCGCGTTCGAGGCGTACGAGACCGGCTGGGCGTTGCGCGTCAGGTCCCAGCCCAGGATCCTGCGCGTCAGCTTCTCGACGACGAGTTCGCTGATGTGGCCGCCCGCGTTGCCGCGTACGTCGACGAGCAGTGCCGGGCGCGAGACCTCCAGACGCAGGTCGCGGTTGAACTGCGCCCAGCCGGAGCCGCCCATGTCCGGGATGTGGAGGTAGCCGCACCGGCCGCCGCTCAACTCCCTGACCACGTCGCGTCGTTTGGCCACCCAGTCCTGGTAGCGCAGCGGCCGCTCGTCGATCAGCGGCACCACCGCCACCCGGCGCGAGGGCCCCTCGCCGCCCGGCGGGACGAACGTCAGCTCCACCGTCGTACCGCCCGCGCCCGCGAGCAGCGGGTACGGGCCCGTCACCGGGTCCACCGGTCGGCCGTCGATGTGGGTGAGCACCGCGCCCTCGCGGATGCCGGTGCCCGCCAGCGGTGAGCGGGCCTTGGAGTCGGAGGAGTCGCCGGGCAGGATCCGCTTCAGGGTCCAGCAGCCGTCGCGCCGGACGAAGTTGGCGCCCAGCAGGCCCTGCCAGCGCTGGTAGTGCCCAGGTCCCTCGTTCCGGCGGGCCGCGGCGACATAGGCGTGGGAGGTGCCCAGTTCGCCGAGGACCTCGCGCAGCAGGTCCGCGAACTCGTCCGGGGACGCGACCCGTTCGACCAGCGGGCGGTACTGGGCGAGCACGGCGTCCCAGTCGATGCCGCACATGTGGGGTTCCCAGAAGTAGGCGCGGATGATGCGGCCCGCCTCGTCGTACGCCTGGCGCCATTCGGCCGGCGGGTCCACCTCGTGGAGGATGCGGCGCAGGTCGATCCAGACCGTGGAGTCGCTGTCGCCGATCTCGGTGGAGGGCACGGCGCGCAGGTCGCCCTCGTCGACCACGACCAGCCGGGAGCCGTCGCCGCTCACCGCGAACCAGTCGAGGTGGCCGACGAGTTCGGACTTCTTCGCTCTGCTGATGTTGAAGTGCTCCAGGGTCGGACGCCCCGAGGTGTCGTCGGGGTTGACGAAGGTCTCGCCGAGCGCGCCGGAGATCGGCCAGCGCAGCCAGACCAGGCCGCCGCCCGCGACGGGACAGAGCGCCGAGTACTTGGAGGCGGTGACGGGGAAGGGGGTGACGCGGCTCTCCAGGCCTTCCAGTTCGACACTGACCGCGCCGTCGGCGCCCTCGTCCTCGACCGGGTCCAGGCCCCCGGCGACCGGCCGCCCGTCCGGGTTCAGGGCGAACGGCGAGGGCGTGGCGGAGGACAGGGGCACGAGGTACGGCCGGCACCCCAGGGGGAAGGAGAGGTCGCCGGTGTGGACGTCGTAGACGGGGTCGAAGCCGCGCCAGGAGAGGAAGGCCAGATAGCGGCCGTCCCGGGTGAAGACCGGGTTCTCGTCCTCGAAGCGGCCGTTGGTGACGTCGACGACGAGCCCGTCCTTTATCCGCGCCATCTTGATCTGGCGCAGGGAGCGGCCGATCCCCGGGTGCGACCAGGTCAGCCAGGCCCCGTCCGGGGAGAAGGCGAGATCCCTGACCGGTCCGTTGAGGGAGTGGATCAGCTCGGTGACCTCGCCGCCCCGGTTCGTCGCCCGCCCGGTCCCGCCGGAGTCCGGCGCCTCCCCCGCGTCCGCCTCCGCCTCCTCGCTCCCGCCCTTCGCCGTCCCGGTCGTTTCCGTCGTTCCGCTCGCAGCGCTCGCAGCGCTCGCAGCCGTCGCAGCCGTCGTCCCGGTGGTCTCTTCCGAGACCTCCGTCTCCTCCGTCTCCTCCGCCTTTCCCCTCTCCTCCGCCGAGTCCGCCGTCGTCTCCGTCCCCGCCGAACCCGCTGTCTCCTCCGGCTCCTCCGTAACCCCCTCGTCCTCCGTAGCGTCGAGGAGCAGGAGCCGTCCGTCGTTGGAGGCGATCGCCAGGCGTTCCCCCTGGGGGTCCGCCACCAGTTCCAGGACGCATCCCAGCTCGCCGGAGGCCAGCCGGCGCGGTTCGCGGGCGCCGGAGGCCCGCGGCAGATAGGCGATCTCGACGGCGTCCTCGCCGTCCGCGTCGGTCACATAGGCGACCTGGCCGCCCGAGCCGAGCATCTCGGGGAGCCGGACCCGGACCCCGGGGGTGTCGGCGATGGTGCGGGCGGGTCCGTCGCGGTGGGTGAGCCAGTACAGGCTGCCGCGGACGACGACCGCGCCGGCCCGTCCCGTCTCGTCCACGGAGATGGCGTCCACGTGCTGGGCCGCGGGCACCTGGTAGGGCCGCCGCCCCGCGCGCTGTCCGCCGAGCCGGACGTCGAGCCGGCGCGGGAGCGAGTCGGGGGACAGGTCGTCGACGATCCACAGGTCCCCGGCGCACTGGTACACGACCCGGCTGCCGTCGCTGGAGGCGTTGCGTGCGTAGAACGCGTCGTGGTCGGTGTGCCGGCGCAGGTCGGAGCCGTCGTACGCGCAGGAGTACAGGTTGCCGATGCCCTCGTGGTCGGAGAGGAACGCGATCCGGCCGCCGACGAACATGGGGGAGTCGAGGTGGCCGCCGATGTCGGCGAGCAGACGGCGGCCGTGCAGCCACAGCCGTCCCATGGCGCCGCCCCGGTAGCGTTTCCAGGCGGCGGGGTCGTGCGGTGGGGTGCCGGTGAGCAGCAGGGTCTTCCGTTCGCCGTCGATGTCGGCGACCGCGATGTCCGAGACCGGTCCCCAGGGAAGGTTGCCGCCGGGGTCCCCGTCGGTCGGGACGCTGTGGGCCCAGGTGAAATAGGAGAAGGGCTGCCCGTGCGAGGCGACGGCGAGGATGTCGCCGTCGGGGGACCAGCCGCAGACCCGGGTGTCCGCGCTGCCCCAGTAGGTGAGGCGCCGGCCCGGGCCGCCGTCCACCGGTGTCAGGTGGATCTCCGGCACCAGGCTGCGCCAGCTCGTGTACGCGATGTCCCGCCCGTCGGGGGAGAAGCGCGGGTGTCCGACCTTGGTGCGGTCCACGGTGAGCCGCCAGGCCCGCCCCGGCCCGTCCAGCGGTGCCACCCACAGATCGTCCTCGGTCACGAAGCACAGCCGGTCGCCGCTCAGGTGCGGCAGGCGCAGATATCCGGATGCGCGGTCGGTGGTGTCCTGGTCCGTGGTCGCCTTCTCGTGCTCGTCGCTCACCTCCCCATGCTTTTCCCCTCGGAGGGCCCCGGCAACTCGTGCGGGGGCCCGGCCTGGTGCGGGGAGGTCTCCGGTGGGCGCGTGCGTGACTCAGCACACGTACGAAACGGTTTCGTTTCGCTCTTCTCCGGGGTATGTTGAGACACGTACGACGACGAAGAAGATGCCGTACGACGACGACCAGCAGAACCGAGTCGTTCTGAGCGGGAGATGGTGAGTGGGATGACTGAAGTCGCAACGGTGCGCCGCAGTCGGATCACGCCCGAGCGCGAG
This region includes:
- a CDS encoding GNAT family N-acetyltransferase, which produces MHIRPVPFDHPDAVKLNDQVQAEYAERYGDEGDVTPLDASMFRPPLGLYLLAYDERDRPVATGGWRTQDENEEGYADGDAELKRMYVVPEARGLGLARRVLAALEEDARAAGRTRMVLETGAKQPEAVALYTSSGYEPCVKFGYYRFHDLSMCFAKPLSAS
- the sepX gene encoding divisome protein SepX/GlpR gives rise to the protein MSSSGLIYAVIVGAWAAYLVPMWLRRQDELNEARPTERFSTAIRLLSGRAGMERRYAKDLRARSTEEGEPSADPGGVTDSVDVRAFAMPPAREHTKAQLPQSADPEPRQAPQPGTRHSAPQGSAATARPVPPQSAHDEHPAAPNAPAASRLPAERRVSAAEAAARARRTKVLARRRRTTVLIFLAFTCGAIVAAVGGLAFLWAPGVPAVMLSAYIVYLRAQERRRFTYVMDRRRAEAAAQRLRERQPRRRAAGLDQNAEDQEEGPEPETDTGISTLAADRRALVEQTDHAEWVDQQRERRQGPGRGDSWDPVPVPLPTYVTAPVAPRATSSVDLGAPDAWSSARSSAVEPAEPEAEPADEGHPAEAADEAGAECDGRSDARRAASARRARERGRTPLFDQYEDGERPRAANE
- the moaC gene encoding cyclic pyranopterin monophosphate synthase MoaC; the protein is MSTQDRLTHIDEAGAARMVDVSGKDVTARTARASGRVLVSPRVVELLRGGGVPKGDALATARIAGIMGAKRTPDLIPLCHPLAVSGVEVGLTVADDAVEILATVRTTDRTGVEMEALTAVSVAALTVIDMVKAVDKAAVITDVRVEEKTGGKSGDWSRA
- a CDS encoding GNAT family N-acetyltransferase, whose amino-acid sequence is MNSPSWPVELADGDVVLRPIKVRDQRAWREVNRRNRDWLRPWEATIPPPTPSGPIAHRPTYRQMVRHLRAEANAGRMLPFVIEYQGRLVGQLTVAGITWGSMCSGHVGYWVDQAVAGRGVMPTAVALATDHCFRTVGLHRIEVCIRPENGPSRRVVEKLGFREEGLRPRYLHIDGAWRDHLVFALTAEEVPEGLLGRWQRARSQNRSRPSTQ
- a CDS encoding MogA/MoaB family molybdenum cofactor biosynthesis protein, with translation MTSPSYRALVVTASNRASAGVYADRGGPLIAEGLTSYGFTVDGPRVVPDGDPVEAALRAGVEAGYDVIVTTGGTGISPTDRTPEATRRVVDHEVPGIPEAIRAFGREKVATAALSRGLAGVAGRTLIVNLPGSTGGVKDGLAVLEPLLVHAVEQIRGGDHPRPSSNGGAS
- a CDS encoding exodeoxyribonuclease III, which encodes MLTVTSVNVNGLRAAAKKGFVEWLAETSADVLCLQEVRAEPGQLPEEVRAPDGWHVVHAPAAAKGRAGVSLYTRREPDRVRIGFGSEEFDSSGRYVEVDLPGVTVASLYLPSGEVGTERQDEKTRFMDEFLTYLKDLRERAAADGREVVVCGDWNIAHQEADLKNWRANKKNSGFLPEERAWLGRVLDAADGGYVDVVRALHPGTEGPYTWWSYRGRAFDNDSGWRIDLVVSTPGLARRAVKGFVERAASHGERWSDHAPVTVVFES
- a CDS encoding flavin-containing monooxygenase; the encoded protein is MTEHEHVRVAVVGSGFGGLGAAVRLRREGVTDFVVLERAGGVGGTWRDNSYPGCACDVPSHLYSFSFAPNPDWPRTFSGQEHIRAYLEHVTDVFGLRPHLRFDSEVKRMTWDGEKLRWDIETSSGSLSADFVVSATGPLSDPKIPDIPGIDSFPGKVFHSARWDHDYDLRGKRVAMVGTGASAIQIVPAVQPEVARLTLFQRTPPWVMPRVDRAISGLERGLHRVLPFTAQARRGFLWGIRELQVQAFTKRPDELGLVERLARRNMARAVKDPALRAKLTPDYRIGCKRILLSNTYYPALTRPNVDVVASGLDRVEGSTLVAADGSTAEADAIVFGTGFHVTDMPIADRVVGAEGRTLAEAWEGGMSALRGASAAGFPNWMTIIGPNTGLGNSSMILMIESQLNYMADFVRQLDVLGGRVALDARPDAVADWNRKVQERMKRTVWNTGGCTSWYLDAQGRNTTVWPGTTTEFRTATRRLDLGEYEVLRPPGQERQDRRPGERPGNRTKLEAGA
- a CDS encoding MerR family transcriptional regulator; the protein is MEELAEEAGITVRTLRFYRERKLIPPPRREGRIAWYDDTHLARLRTISALLERGHTLSGIAELAEAFDHGRDVGELLGLGEPTEETPVRLSPEELADVFAGQATPENLAAALDLGYLGTDGGEIVHISRRLLDVSAALVREGVPLADVLTAARRVRDHAEALATLFTALVLTENRTPEDLTRLRPLAKSVVEAELSMALDRRLSRRPGA